A window of the Campylobacter massiliensis genome harbors these coding sequences:
- a CDS encoding amino acid ABC transporter permease, which produces MNEFDRISELLLSSLQPMALAMIKVTLPLTAISFSLGLLIAVLTAIARIANIKILKQLSEFYIWIFRGTPLLVQLFIVYFGLPIVGVTLDVWSAAIITFSLNIGAYASEAVRAAVLSVPKGQWEAATALGMSYAQILRRIIAPQAARISLPPLSNIFISTLKDTSLAASITMVDMFMVAQRIAARTFDPLTLYVLAALFYLIVCTFLTFLQARLEKRFSRYV; this is translated from the coding sequence ATGAACGAATTTGACCGTATAAGCGAGCTTTTGCTAAGCTCGCTACAACCTATGGCGCTGGCGATGATAAAAGTGACGCTGCCTCTTACGGCGATCTCCTTTTCGCTGGGACTTCTTATCGCGGTGCTAACGGCGATCGCGCGCATAGCAAATATCAAAATTTTAAAGCAACTTAGCGAGTTTTATATCTGGATATTTCGCGGCACGCCGCTTTTGGTGCAGCTTTTTATCGTATATTTCGGTCTGCCGATCGTGGGCGTTACGCTTGATGTCTGGAGCGCGGCTATTATCACCTTTAGCCTAAATATCGGCGCTTACGCTTCCGAGGCCGTCAGAGCGGCCGTACTTTCGGTGCCTAAAGGTCAGTGGGAGGCCGCCACGGCGCTTGGTATGAGCTACGCGCAAATTTTACGCCGTATCATCGCTCCGCAAGCCGCGCGTATCTCACTGCCTCCACTTTCAAATATCTTTATCAGCACGCTAAAAGACACCTCGCTTGCAGCTTCTATCACGATGGTCGATATGTTTATGGTCGCTCAGCGCATCGCCGCGCGCACCTTCGATCCGCTTACGCTTTACGTGCTCGCCGCGCTTTTTTACTTGATAGTCTGCACCTTTTTGACGTTTCTGCAAGCTAGGCTCGAGAAAAGATTTTCAAGGTACGTGTGA
- a CDS encoding amino acid ABC transporter substrate-binding protein — protein MKKLLKSSLLALASLALLTGANAKTLENGVLKIATEGTYSPYSYHDKNDALTGYDVEVAREVAKKLNLKAEFIEAPWDAMLAAFDAGKADIVFNQVSITDERKKKYDYTAPYTVAYAALVTHKDNNEIKSFEDLKGKKSAHSATSNWAGIAQKYGAQIVTVDGFSKGVELIISRRADATINDSVTFYDYINQRPNAPLKIAASGSEPIYSAAIVKKGNEELVNDVNKALGELKSEGKLKEISVKYFGKDISE, from the coding sequence ATGAAAAAACTACTAAAATCTTCTCTGCTTGCTTTGGCGAGCCTCGCTCTTTTAACCGGTGCAAATGCAAAAACTCTCGAAAACGGCGTTTTGAAAATCGCGACCGAAGGCACGTATTCGCCCTACTCATACCATGACAAAAACGACGCGCTAACGGGCTACGACGTCGAAGTAGCGCGCGAAGTCGCTAAGAAGTTAAATTTAAAAGCGGAATTCATCGAAGCCCCGTGGGACGCGATGCTGGCGGCATTTGATGCGGGCAAGGCCGACATAGTGTTTAATCAGGTAAGTATCACGGACGAGCGCAAGAAAAAATACGACTATACCGCTCCATACACCGTCGCCTACGCCGCGCTAGTCACTCACAAAGACAATAACGAAATCAAAAGCTTCGAGGATCTAAAAGGCAAGAAAAGCGCGCATTCTGCAACTAGCAACTGGGCCGGTATCGCGCAAAAATACGGCGCGCAGATCGTCACCGTAGACGGCTTTAGCAAGGGCGTGGAGCTCATCATCAGCCGCCGTGCGGATGCGACGATAAACGACAGCGTGACCTTCTACGATTATATAAATCAGCGTCCAAACGCCCCGTTAAAAATAGCCGCTAGCGGCAGTGAGCCGATCTACTCCGCAGCCATCGTAAAAAAGGGCAACGAAGAGCTCGTAAACGACGTAAACAAGGCCCTTGGCGAACTAAAAAGCGAAGGCAAGCTAAAAGAAATTTCGGTAAAATACTTCGGTAAAGATATCTCGGAGTAA
- the nhaA gene encoding Na+/H+ antiporter NhaA, translating to MGGIKEFLKHEASGGILLMIATVAALLCQNTFLSDFYNEFLKTKFTVSFGEYGLSKPLILWVNDGLMAVFFFLIGLELKREVLEGELKNPSKIALPAIGAAGGLIVPAVIFYLFTKHDSFALGGWAIPTATDIAFALGILSLLGPRVPTSLKIFLMTLAIVDDLCAIVIIALFYTSELSAQMLAVASVCLAALFALNRLGVKSKAAYLIVGAVMWVVVLKSGVHATLAGVVAAFFIPLSFKDEPGKSMLKSIEHDLHGWVAFGVLPIFAFVNAGISLRGVGLDEILSPVALGTALGLFVGKQIGVFSFSFLAIKFKLAKLPEGSNFIQLYGIAVLCGVGFTMSLFVNGLAYDDTDVFAYTDKLAILLGSVVSGAVGFISLKFSTENPGAIEKR from the coding sequence ATGGGCGGGATAAAAGAGTTTTTAAAACACGAAGCCAGCGGCGGGATTTTGCTGATGATCGCTACGGTCGCGGCGCTACTGTGTCAAAACACGTTTTTGAGCGATTTTTACAACGAATTTTTAAAGACCAAATTTACCGTGAGCTTCGGCGAATACGGACTAAGCAAGCCCCTAATCTTGTGGGTGAACGACGGGTTGATGGCGGTATTTTTCTTTCTCATCGGACTCGAGCTAAAGCGCGAGGTTCTGGAGGGCGAGCTAAAAAATCCGTCGAAAATCGCGCTGCCAGCGATCGGCGCGGCAGGCGGCCTGATAGTGCCCGCGGTTATCTTTTATCTTTTTACGAAACACGACTCCTTCGCGCTTGGCGGTTGGGCGATACCGACGGCGACGGACATCGCGTTTGCTCTGGGGATTTTGAGCCTACTTGGGCCTCGCGTACCGACTAGTTTAAAAATTTTCCTCATGACGCTAGCCATCGTCGACGACCTTTGCGCGATCGTGATTATCGCGCTATTTTACACGAGCGAGCTTAGCGCCCAAATGCTTGCGGTCGCGAGCGTTTGCCTAGCCGCGCTTTTCGCATTAAACAGACTCGGCGTAAAGAGCAAGGCGGCGTATCTGATCGTAGGCGCGGTAATGTGGGTAGTGGTGCTAAAATCAGGCGTTCACGCCACGCTTGCCGGCGTCGTGGCGGCCTTTTTCATACCGCTTAGCTTTAAAGACGAGCCCGGCAAATCTATGCTAAAAAGCATCGAGCACGACCTGCACGGCTGGGTGGCGTTTGGCGTGCTACCGATATTTGCCTTCGTAAACGCAGGCATCTCGTTGCGAGGCGTCGGACTGGACGAGATTTTGTCTCCGGTCGCGCTAGGCACGGCGCTGGGGCTTTTCGTCGGCAAGCAGATCGGAGTATTTTCTTTTAGCTTTTTAGCGATCAAATTTAAGCTAGCCAAGCTGCCAGAAGGCTCAAATTTCATCCAGCTTTACGGCATCGCCGTGCTTTGCGGCGTAGGATTTACGATGAGCCTTTTTGTTAACGGCTTAGCCTACGACGACACGGACGTATTTGCCTACACCGACAAGCTTGCTATCTTGCTAGGTTCGGTAGTTTCGGGCGCAGTCGGGTTTATATCGCTTAAATTTAGCACCGAAAATCCGGGCGCGATAGAAAAACGGTAG
- the hemJ gene encoding protoporphyrinogen oxidase HemJ: MAEYYNLIKYFHYLCFISWMAFLFYQPRLYVYHAENMDKPDFVRVVEVQEYKMYHYIGWVALIGTFLTGILIIVAMPELLRSGYVHVKLTVVVILAAFHLDLGRYMVQLREKRCNKSGMFFRAYNEVPTIAMVIIIWMMVYKPF, from the coding sequence ATGGCAGAGTATTACAACCTCATCAAGTATTTCCACTACTTGTGTTTCATCTCGTGGATGGCGTTTTTGTTCTATCAGCCGCGCCTCTACGTCTATCACGCGGAGAATATGGACAAGCCAGACTTCGTGCGCGTGGTTGAGGTGCAGGAGTATAAGATGTACCACTACATCGGTTGGGTCGCGCTGATCGGCACGTTTTTGACGGGTATTTTGATCATCGTCGCGATGCCTGAGCTTTTGCGTAGCGGCTACGTGCACGTCAAGCTCACCGTCGTCGTTATTCTCGCGGCGTTTCATCTAGATCTTGGCCGCTATATGGTGCAGCTGCGCGAGAAACGCTGTAACAAGAGCGGCATGTTCTTTCGCGCTTACAACGAAGTGCCGACTATCGCGATGGTTATCATCATCTGGATGATGGTGTATAAGCCGTTTTAA
- a CDS encoding amino acid ABC transporter substrate-binding protein: protein MISKLLKFLALGAFLTLNLNAKTIKEGVLTIATEGTYAPFSYYDDKNELKGYDVDIAREVAKKLNLKIEFLTAPWDAMLAAFDAGKADAVFNQVSVTDERKKKYDYAQPYTVVHGAIITHKDNDDIKSFDDLKGKKNADSATSNWAKVAASYGAQNVTVDSFSKSMELLVSKRVDTVVRDNIVFYDFIKQRPGAPVKIAAEGSDTDYTAPIVQKGNMELADQISKAIEELKNEGKLAEISIRYFGKDVSR from the coding sequence ATGATTTCAAAACTACTAAAATTTTTGGCTCTGGGCGCGTTTTTGACGCTAAATTTAAACGCCAAAACCATAAAAGAGGGCGTTTTAACGATCGCTACGGAAGGCACTTATGCGCCGTTTTCATACTACGACGATAAAAACGAGCTAAAGGGCTACGACGTCGATATCGCCCGCGAAGTCGCTAAGAAGCTAAATTTAAAGATCGAGTTCTTAACCGCTCCGTGGGACGCGATGCTCGCGGCATTTGATGCAGGTAAGGCCGATGCGGTATTTAATCAAGTAAGCGTTACCGATGAGCGCAAGAAAAAATACGACTACGCACAGCCCTATACCGTCGTGCACGGCGCCATCATCACGCACAAAGATAACGACGATATCAAAAGCTTTGATGATCTAAAAGGTAAGAAAAACGCAGACTCCGCTACCAGCAACTGGGCGAAGGTGGCCGCTAGCTACGGAGCGCAAAACGTCACGGTCGATAGCTTTAGCAAGAGCATGGAGCTTCTCGTTAGCAAGCGCGTAGATACCGTCGTGCGCGATAATATCGTATTTTACGACTTCATCAAGCAGCGCCCGGGAGCTCCGGTTAAAATAGCCGCCGAGGGAAGCGATACCGACTATACCGCGCCTATCGTGCAAAAGGGCAATATGGAACTTGCCGATCAGATCAGCAAGGCGATAGAGGAGCTAAAAAACGAAGGCAAGCTGGCTGAAATTTCGATCAGGTATTTCGGCAAAGATGTCTCGCGGTAG
- a CDS encoding trans-sulfuration enzyme family protein, with amino-acid sequence MKIDTLIVKGIEAKNNPHGAVVPPIYLATTFAQDGLDDFQKYAYSRSANPTRNAFEELFAKFEDSKYAFALASGMAATSAVFNLLKSGDKVLLNSNVYGGTYRYANGIFANFGIKFELVDDLNKISRLDEDVKMIFIETPSNPLLRVTDIARLAELARKNGALVVVDNTFLTPYYQKALKFGADIVVYSATKYIGGHADVIAGVVTTDNDALAERIAFMKNTLGATLSPADAYNLIRGLKTLSVRFDRQSENTLKIVEFLEKNSAVKTVYYAGSFSAEEKRIQNAQASGIGALISLELKDGYDYKIFAKSLELFDLAVSLGGVESLICHPASMTHESYSQDLQAKIGITQGLLRLAVGIENSDDLIADIAQAIKKAKI; translated from the coding sequence ATGAAAATAGATACGCTAATCGTAAAAGGTATCGAAGCTAAAAACAACCCTCACGGCGCGGTCGTTCCGCCTATTTATCTAGCCACGACGTTTGCGCAAGACGGCTTGGACGACTTTCAAAAGTATGCTTATTCTCGTAGCGCAAATCCGACGCGAAATGCATTTGAGGAGCTTTTCGCCAAATTTGAAGACAGCAAATACGCCTTTGCTTTGGCTTCGGGCATGGCGGCGACCTCGGCGGTTTTTAATCTGCTAAAAAGCGGCGACAAAGTGCTTTTAAATAGCAATGTTTACGGCGGCACTTACCGCTACGCAAACGGTATTTTTGCAAATTTCGGGATCAAATTCGAACTCGTCGACGATCTAAATAAAATCTCTCGTTTGGATGAGGACGTTAAGATGATATTTATCGAGACGCCGTCAAATCCGCTACTGCGAGTAACGGATATCGCCAGACTAGCCGAGCTGGCTCGTAAAAACGGCGCGCTTGTCGTCGTCGATAATACTTTTTTGACGCCGTATTATCAAAAAGCGCTAAAATTCGGTGCCGATATCGTCGTTTATAGCGCGACGAAATACATCGGCGGGCATGCAGACGTAATCGCCGGAGTCGTAACGACCGATAACGATGCGCTAGCAGAGCGTATAGCTTTCATGAAAAATACTCTAGGCGCGACGCTAAGCCCCGCAGATGCTTATAATCTAATAAGAGGCCTCAAAACTCTTAGCGTGAGATTTGATAGACAAAGCGAAAATACGCTAAAAATCGTAGAATTTTTAGAAAAAAACTCGGCCGTTAAAACCGTGTATTACGCAGGTTCATTTTCGGCCGAGGAAAAACGCATCCAAAACGCCCAAGCTAGCGGTATCGGCGCGCTAATCTCGCTGGAGCTAAAGGATGGCTACGACTATAAAATTTTTGCTAAAAGTCTAGAACTTTTTGACCTGGCCGTTAGTCTTGGCGGCGTAGAGAGTCTAATCTGCCATCCGGCCTCAATGACTCATGAATCTTATTCGCAGGATTTACAAGCTAAAATCGGCATTACTCAAGGTTTGCTACGCCTTGCCGTCGGTATAGAAAATTCGGATGATTTGATCGCGGATATAGCTCAGGCGATAAAGAAGGCTAAAATTTAA
- a CDS encoding amino acid ABC transporter ATP-binding protein, translated as MIKFKNLTKKFGDNVVLNGLNLEFKDGQTTVILGSSGSGKSTLLRCINLLEIPDSGELELGSHKINFAGKISQKDMLPFREHTGMVFQSFNLFPHLTALQNVTEGPVQVLKIPKEQAEIEALALLEKVGLKGKEHEYPSRLSGGQSQRVAIARALAMKPYFLLLDEPTSALDPELEAEVLKVIGGLSKERDSLIIVTHNMNFARKVADRILFLECGNIEFDGTAEEFFGSDSPRIVKFISAMDF; from the coding sequence ATGATAAAATTTAAAAATTTGACTAAGAAATTCGGCGATAATGTCGTTTTAAACGGCTTAAATTTAGAATTTAAAGACGGGCAGACTACGGTTATTTTAGGAAGCTCGGGCTCTGGTAAATCAACCCTGCTGCGTTGCATAAATTTACTCGAGATCCCGGACAGCGGCGAGCTTGAGCTTGGAAGCCATAAGATAAATTTCGCCGGTAAAATTTCGCAAAAAGATATGTTGCCCTTTCGCGAGCACACGGGGATGGTCTTTCAGAGCTTTAATCTATTTCCGCATCTAACGGCTCTACAAAACGTAACCGAAGGCCCCGTGCAGGTGCTGAAAATCCCGAAAGAGCAGGCAGAAATTGAGGCTCTGGCTCTACTTGAAAAGGTCGGGCTAAAGGGCAAGGAGCACGAGTATCCAAGCAGGCTCTCGGGCGGTCAATCCCAGCGAGTGGCGATAGCGCGAGCGCTTGCGATGAAGCCGTATTTTTTGCTTTTGGACGAGCCTACGAGCGCGCTTGATCCGGAGCTTGAGGCCGAGGTTTTGAAAGTCATCGGCGGCCTTAGCAAGGAGCGCGACTCGCTGATCATCGTCACGCACAATATGAACTTCGCTCGCAAAGTCGCGGATAGAATTTTATTTTTAGAGTGCGGCAATATCGAATTTGACGGTACGGCGGAGGAGTTTTTCGGTAGCGATTCGCCGCGCATAGTTAAATTTATCTCGGCGATGGATTTTTAA
- a CDS encoding glutamate-5-semialdehyde dehydrogenase: MNEILDICKRAKAACGDLLRLGSKAKFEILNAVADELLTQKEAIKAANAKDLANGEKSGLSAALLDRLRLTDARIEAMAQGVREVAGFAEVVGENLGGWSHPNGMQISRVRVPLGVLGIIYESRPNVSIDAAALALKSGNAAILRGSASALNSNIFLVNLFNEAGAKFGLPKGAVQLVESAEREVVAKMAKMSEYIDVLIPRGGKSLKDFIAQNATVPIIMTGAGVCHIFVDESANLKQAAKIIKNAKTQRPSVCNAVECVLLHERVAGEILPELLREMPEVEFRVSEQLLDACKSELRGLANVNLAGEGDFGAEFLDLVLSVRAVRDTNEAISFINAHSSGHSDAILSENYANVERFLNEVGSAVVYANASTRFSDGSEFGFGGEIGISTQKLHARGPMGVRELTTYKYIVRGDYQTR, encoded by the coding sequence ATGAATGAAATTTTAGATATCTGTAAGCGCGCAAAGGCCGCTTGCGGCGATCTTTTGAGACTTGGTAGCAAGGCTAAATTTGAAATTTTAAACGCCGTAGCGGACGAGCTACTGACGCAAAAAGAGGCTATAAAAGCGGCGAACGCCAAAGACCTTGCAAACGGCGAGAAATCGGGGCTTAGTGCGGCGCTGCTAGACCGCTTAAGACTAACCGACGCTCGTATCGAGGCTATGGCGCAGGGCGTGCGCGAGGTGGCGGGCTTCGCCGAAGTCGTGGGCGAAAATCTAGGCGGCTGGAGCCATCCAAACGGCATGCAAATCAGCCGAGTGCGCGTGCCGCTGGGGGTGCTTGGCATCATCTACGAGAGCCGTCCAAACGTCAGCATCGACGCGGCGGCTTTGGCGCTAAAAAGCGGCAACGCGGCGATCCTGCGAGGAAGCGCCAGCGCGCTAAATTCAAACATTTTTTTAGTAAATTTATTTAACGAAGCGGGGGCTAAATTTGGCCTTCCAAAAGGCGCCGTGCAGCTCGTGGAGAGCGCCGAACGCGAAGTAGTGGCGAAAATGGCGAAAATGAGCGAGTATATCGACGTTTTGATACCGCGCGGCGGCAAGAGCTTAAAAGACTTTATAGCGCAAAACGCGACCGTGCCGATCATCATGACGGGCGCGGGGGTCTGCCACATATTCGTCGATGAGAGTGCAAATTTAAAGCAGGCCGCAAAGATAATCAAAAATGCCAAAACCCAGCGCCCAAGCGTCTGTAACGCCGTTGAGTGCGTGCTTTTACATGAGCGCGTGGCGGGCGAAATTTTGCCTGAGCTGCTGCGCGAAATGCCCGAAGTCGAGTTTCGCGTGAGCGAGCAGCTGCTAGATGCGTGCAAGTCGGAGTTGCGCGGTTTGGCAAACGTTAATCTTGCAGGCGAGGGCGACTTTGGCGCCGAGTTTTTGGATCTCGTTTTGTCCGTACGCGCCGTGCGGGATACGAACGAGGCGATCAGCTTTATAAATGCGCATTCCAGCGGGCATTCGGACGCGATTTTGAGCGAAAACTACGCAAACGTCGAGCGATTTTTAAACGAGGTCGGTAGCGCGGTCGTCTACGCCAACGCCTCGACGCGTTTTAGCGACGGTAGCGAGTTTGGATTTGGCGGCGAGATCGGCATCAGCACGCAAAAACTGCACGCCAGAGGACCGATGGGGGTGAGGGAGCTTACGACTTACAAATATATCGTCCGCGGAGATTATCAAACGCGTTAG
- the proC gene encoding pyrroline-5-carboxylate reductase, with the protein MKNPKIGFIGGGNMGGAMIENLAQRLGGKSVFVYARSKTAALREKCGVNACKSEAAVASAADITVLATKPAAYEGILNLIKDAARGKVIVTLAPSFSLEQSAQILGTQAKVARAMPNTPAAIAEGVSALCFNENLSADERAAVREIFENFGAVYELEEAKFAAFTGIAGSLPAYVFMFIEAAADAGVLEGLPRALAYEAVAASVAGSARLMLKSGKHPAALKDEICSPGGTTIEAVKALENGGFRAAVIDAVGACVKKARAK; encoded by the coding sequence ATGAAAAATCCTAAAATCGGCTTTATCGGCGGCGGAAATATGGGCGGCGCGATGATCGAAAATTTGGCGCAAAGGCTGGGCGGCAAGAGTGTGTTCGTCTATGCTAGGAGTAAAACGGCGGCACTGCGCGAAAAATGCGGCGTAAACGCCTGCAAGAGCGAAGCTGCGGTCGCTTCGGCGGCCGATATCACGGTGTTAGCGACCAAGCCCGCGGCGTATGAGGGTATATTAAATTTGATAAAAGACGCGGCTCGGGGCAAGGTTATAGTCACGCTTGCGCCGAGCTTTAGCCTAGAGCAAAGCGCGCAAATTTTGGGCACGCAGGCCAAGGTCGCGCGCGCGATGCCAAACACTCCCGCGGCTATCGCAGAGGGCGTAAGCGCGCTGTGTTTTAACGAAAATTTAAGCGCGGACGAGCGAGCGGCGGTGCGAGAGATTTTTGAAAATTTCGGCGCCGTTTATGAGCTCGAGGAGGCTAAATTTGCCGCATTTACCGGCATCGCGGGTAGCCTGCCGGCCTATGTTTTTATGTTTATCGAGGCGGCGGCGGACGCGGGAGTGCTTGAGGGGCTTCCTAGAGCGCTGGCGTACGAAGCCGTCGCGGCTAGCGTCGCGGGCTCGGCGCGACTAATGCTAAAAAGCGGTAAACATCCCGCAGCTCTAAAGGACGAAATCTGCTCGCCCGGCGGTACGACGATAGAAGCGGTCAAAGCGCTGGAAAACGGCGGATTTCGCGCGGCGGTGATAGATGCGGTGGGCGCGTGCGTGAAAAAGGCGCGTGCTAAGTAA
- a CDS encoding NINE protein has protein sequence MGDNVYIAYALWLLTGWFGGHRFYLGKFVSGFAMMALFFIGYSLAWAIVGCVFWALWGAWWLFDLRLTGAVVEKNQKKEALKDKLRAQDLEERLRRLYELYESGAISKEEFEARKEILLG, from the coding sequence ATGGGCGATAACGTTTATATAGCCTACGCGCTTTGGTTGCTTACGGGCTGGTTTGGCGGGCATAGATTTTATCTGGGCAAATTCGTGAGCGGCTTTGCGATGATGGCGCTGTTTTTCATCGGATATAGCCTAGCTTGGGCGATCGTGGGTTGCGTATTTTGGGCGCTTTGGGGCGCGTGGTGGCTCTTTGATCTGCGCTTAACCGGCGCGGTGGTCGAGAAAAATCAGAAAAAAGAAGCGCTAAAAGACAAACTGCGCGCGCAAGACCTCGAGGAGCGGCTTAGACGCCTCTACGAGCTGTACGAGAGCGGCGCGATAAGCAAAGAGGAATTTGAAGCTAGGAAGGAAATTTTGCTAGGGTGA